In Isachenkonia alkalipeptolytica, one DNA window encodes the following:
- a CDS encoding methyl-accepting chemotaxis protein, with the protein MKETFGEEKEQREDPREDTEAVSGEDAYEEDREAPEEGAPASGKDGREEDRETAEEAPASGKDGREEDRETAEEAPVSGYGTYEGTNEEHREIGDETTAATGDERSYTEEPRDRVENSGAAGEKEEKSEKGKALKMPNLPKMPKMLKKKEGGGGFNLRIGNKIAIGFLLVIIIFGVVSVQTWMAFNDLEEAIYDSNVAAETYNDVAQMDAELWRQYAYIYEYVNLGRTESLPNYEAAAERFDELFERVSRGIEDPEIIEELERITIMKESMESVLYESIIPNMGTDGEQFNERRLRNVESRIRYIGESFAIVREHIQEDTQTIIREAEEVIASERRQLIVFLGIALGIAVIVTVVLSRGISKPLKELQEEAERVAKGDLTLEFNGSKGKDEVGELSRSFAQMTRSLKTLISSVKEASGKATQSSEILMETAKQSSGASEDLSKTIQEIAETADNQAQNTTEGTEKASEMAATIEDVSTRTEGLKKSTENADRLREQGVKVVDDLFDKTETINQVTSEVSKIIQETDANTEKINKASIVIHSISEQTGLLALNAAIESARAGEAGRGFAVVAEEIRKLADQASNSTKEIEDIVKVLKEKSNVAVRDMKNLEGTISDQGEAVNATKGIFNDLSNAIDNTKEETHGVESYVEVMLGKKDEIVDVINQLASIAEENAASTEEASAATEEQTASMEEIQSASEQLTNLSYDLMEVVGEFKV; encoded by the coding sequence ATGAAGGAGACATTCGGTGAAGAAAAAGAGCAGCGGGAAGACCCCCGGGAGGACACGGAGGCGGTAAGCGGAGAGGACGCCTATGAAGAAGACCGGGAGGCACCGGAAGAAGGAGCGCCGGCAAGCGGAAAGGACGGCCGCGAAGAGGACCGGGAGACGGCGGAAGAAGCGCCGGCAAGCGGAAAGGACGGCCGCGAAGAGGACCGGGAGACGGCGGAAGAAGCGCCGGTAAGCGGGTATGGTACATATGAAGGGACGAATGAAGAACATAGGGAAATAGGGGACGAAACAACAGCCGCTACCGGGGACGAGAGAAGTTATACAGAGGAACCCCGGGACAGGGTAGAGAACAGCGGGGCTGCCGGAGAAAAAGAGGAAAAGTCGGAGAAGGGGAAAGCACTGAAAATGCCCAACCTCCCCAAGATGCCCAAAATGCTGAAGAAAAAAGAGGGGGGCGGAGGCTTCAATCTCCGAATCGGCAACAAAATCGCTATAGGATTTTTACTGGTGATCATCATTTTTGGCGTGGTGTCGGTACAAACCTGGATGGCCTTTAATGATTTGGAAGAGGCGATCTATGATTCCAATGTCGCCGCCGAAACCTATAATGATGTGGCACAAATGGATGCCGAACTTTGGCGACAGTACGCATATATTTACGAATATGTTAATCTTGGGCGAACGGAAAGCCTGCCGAATTACGAAGCCGCTGCAGAGCGCTTTGACGAATTATTTGAAAGGGTTTCTCGGGGGATTGAAGACCCGGAAATCATTGAGGAACTGGAACGAATCACCATCATGAAGGAGAGTATGGAATCCGTTCTTTATGAGAGCATCATTCCCAACATGGGAACCGATGGGGAACAATTTAATGAACGTAGACTGAGAAATGTGGAAAGCAGAATTCGCTATATTGGAGAATCTTTCGCCATTGTAAGGGAACACATCCAAGAGGATACCCAGACAATTATCCGGGAGGCGGAAGAGGTCATTGCCAGCGAGCGAAGACAATTGATCGTTTTCTTAGGAATCGCTCTGGGGATTGCGGTTATTGTGACCGTGGTGCTTTCCCGAGGCATATCCAAACCTCTTAAGGAATTGCAGGAAGAGGCGGAACGAGTGGCGAAAGGGGATCTTACCCTGGAGTTTAACGGAAGTAAGGGAAAGGATGAAGTCGGGGAGTTGTCCCGGTCCTTTGCACAAATGACAAGGAGTCTAAAAACACTGATTTCCTCGGTGAAGGAAGCTTCCGGAAAGGCAACCCAGTCCTCGGAGATTTTAATGGAAACCGCCAAGCAATCCTCCGGGGCTTCGGAAGATTTATCCAAAACCATTCAGGAAATTGCTGAAACTGCGGATAATCAAGCCCAAAACACCACGGAGGGGACGGAAAAGGCAAGTGAAATGGCTGCAACCATTGAAGACGTCTCAACCAGGACGGAAGGGCTTAAGAAATCCACGGAAAACGCGGATCGTTTACGGGAACAGGGCGTGAAGGTGGTGGATGACTTATTCGATAAAACGGAAACCATTAATCAAGTGACATCGGAGGTTTCGAAAATCATTCAGGAAACCGATGCCAATACGGAAAAGATCAACAAGGCCAGTATCGTTATCCACTCTATCTCGGAACAAACCGGGCTTCTCGCCCTTAATGCGGCGATTGAATCCGCCAGGGCCGGGGAAGCGGGAAGAGGCTTTGCGGTGGTAGCCGAGGAAATTCGGAAATTAGCAGATCAGGCCTCAAACTCCACGAAGGAGATCGAAGACATCGTTAAAGTATTAAAAGAAAAATCCAATGTGGCGGTTCGGGATATGAAGAATCTGGAAGGGACCATTTCGGACCAGGGAGAGGCCGTGAATGCCACGAAGGGGATTTTTAATGACCTGTCCAATGCCATTGACAACACCAAGGAGGAAACCCACGGGGTGGAATCCTATGTGGAGGTTATGCTGGGCAAGAAGGATGAGATCGTGGATGTGATCAATCAACTGGCATCCATTGCCGAGGAAAACGCCGCCAGCACCGAGGAAGCCTCCGCCGCCACGGAGGAGCAAACCGCCTCCATGGAAGAGATTCAAAGCGCTTCGGAACAGCTGACGAATTTATCCTATGACTTAATGGAAGTGGTAGGAGAATTTAAAGTATAA
- the pgsB gene encoding poly-gamma-glutamate synthase PgsB, producing MNELAYISIFAGLILLFGVWERIRLQRRLKKIPKRILVNGIRGKSTVTRLLMGMLREKEYKVAGKTTGTMPRLFYWDDEEEIEIIRSLQGPNISEQKWVVKEVAKKGAEALVTECMAVNPEYQITFQKRLVQANITVITNIIEDHLDVMGPTLDQVAEAFSETIPQGGYLIMPPNPYEEYFRKKAKKRKTKVLIADPDEVTQKDLDRFSYMMFPENVAIGFVLADLWGIDRTTALKGMVYAPVDPGALIVKNFGSAKEPSYFFNGFAANDATSTKNIWERIQEEYPGLQRKIVIMNCREDRVDRTIQFANEVLPDLSMDQLILTGKTVRPIVEAFEEKRIPAKELINLENKKPEAVVDFLQKIPGNTLVYGIGNIHGGGEEIAHGIDELCVRDKPKEIKDYYSKVRDKNVSEDNRAQRSVTAHVRN from the coding sequence ATGAACGAATTGGCATATATCAGCATCTTTGCGGGATTGATCCTGCTCTTTGGCGTGTGGGAGCGGATACGGCTACAGCGAAGATTAAAAAAGATTCCTAAAAGAATTCTTGTCAACGGCATCCGGGGAAAATCCACGGTAACACGATTGTTGATGGGAATGTTACGGGAAAAAGAATATAAAGTAGCGGGAAAAACCACAGGAACCATGCCGCGACTGTTTTATTGGGACGATGAAGAGGAAATTGAAATCATACGAAGCCTCCAGGGCCCCAATATTTCCGAACAGAAATGGGTGGTAAAAGAGGTGGCCAAAAAAGGGGCCGAGGCCCTGGTCACCGAATGTATGGCGGTAAACCCGGAGTACCAGATCACCTTTCAAAAAAGGTTGGTCCAGGCCAATATCACGGTAATCACCAATATTATCGAGGATCATCTGGATGTAATGGGACCCACCCTGGATCAGGTGGCGGAAGCCTTTAGTGAGACCATCCCCCAGGGAGGATATTTAATCATGCCCCCCAACCCCTACGAAGAGTATTTTCGAAAGAAGGCGAAAAAGAGAAAAACAAAAGTACTGATCGCAGATCCCGATGAAGTTACCCAAAAGGATCTTGACCGGTTCTCTTATATGATGTTTCCTGAAAATGTGGCCATCGGTTTTGTGTTGGCGGATTTGTGGGGAATTGACCGAACCACCGCCCTAAAGGGAATGGTCTATGCACCGGTGGACCCGGGCGCTCTGATTGTCAAAAACTTTGGCAGTGCCAAGGAACCCAGTTACTTTTTCAACGGCTTTGCAGCCAATGATGCAACCTCCACAAAAAATATCTGGGAAAGAATACAGGAGGAATATCCAGGTCTTCAACGGAAAATTGTGATTATGAACTGTCGGGAGGACCGGGTGGACCGAACCATACAATTTGCCAACGAGGTGCTTCCCGATCTCTCCATGGATCAGCTGATTCTTACGGGGAAAACCGTGCGTCCCATTGTGGAGGCCTTTGAGGAAAAGCGGATCCCGGCGAAGGAATTGATTAATTTGGAAAACAAAAAGCCGGAAGCCGTCGTAGACTTTCTTCAAAAAATTCCGGGGAACACCCTGGTTTACGGAATTGGAAATATCCACGGGGGCGGCGAGGAAATTGCCCATGGCATCGACGAGCTTTGTGTCCGGGATAAACCAAAGGAGATCAAGGACTATTATTCAAAGGTCCGGGACAAAAATGTTTCAGAAGATAATAGAGCCCAAAGGAGTGTAACCGCCCATGTTCGGAACTGA
- a CDS encoding MFS transporter gives MKVNHLASEKLKDFKSFPRNIRLIFAVILLNNIAKGMFMTLYNLYLQEVGFNASFMGELISMTALASAIFLVPIGFLSDKIGRKKTMIIGIVFADILQILRAIILSSNTLVLLSFLLGGLNSFFMVANAPFLIENSSKAIRMKVFSINFALMIFSSMLGNIIGGVTPDILQGLSGMNVADAQRMTLILSTLLSLFALIPLLKIKEPEKVIEKGREKLWKSLKNIKNSAIILKFIFANALVGFGAGLFVPFSNLYFENQFQLPTSTIGLIMSLGQASTVIAILLGPYLSGRFGRVKTVFYLQILSVPFMLILGDTRILSLAIFAFLIRQAIMNASNPITSAVMLEEVPENLKGITNSLNHMVFQLGWTVCGRLSGIIIDNYGYDLIFYLAGGLYATSAVYYYLMFRHIDKRKAAPAVAKPEPA, from the coding sequence ATGAAGGTGAACCATCTTGCAAGTGAAAAGCTGAAGGACTTTAAAAGTTTTCCCCGGAATATCCGGCTGATCTTCGCGGTGATTTTGTTGAACAACATCGCCAAGGGCATGTTTATGACCCTGTATAACTTATATCTTCAGGAAGTGGGCTTCAATGCCAGCTTCATGGGAGAGCTGATTTCCATGACCGCCTTGGCCAGTGCCATTTTCCTGGTGCCCATCGGTTTTTTAAGCGATAAAATAGGGCGGAAAAAAACCATGATCATCGGCATCGTTTTCGCCGATATTTTGCAGATCCTTCGGGCGATTATTTTAAGCAGCAACACCTTGGTGCTCTTAAGCTTTTTACTGGGGGGCCTGAACTCCTTTTTCATGGTGGCCAACGCCCCCTTTCTCATCGAGAACTCCTCTAAGGCCATTCGGATGAAGGTATTCAGCATCAATTTTGCCTTGATGATCTTTTCCTCCATGCTGGGAAATATCATCGGAGGCGTCACCCCGGATATCCTTCAGGGGCTGTCGGGGATGAACGTTGCCGACGCCCAGCGGATGACTTTGATCCTATCCACGTTGCTGAGTCTCTTTGCCTTAATCCCCCTGCTGAAAATCAAAGAGCCGGAGAAGGTGATTGAAAAGGGGAGGGAAAAGCTGTGGAAGAGCCTGAAAAACATTAAAAACAGCGCCATCATTTTAAAATTCATCTTTGCCAACGCCCTGGTGGGCTTCGGGGCCGGGCTGTTTGTTCCCTTTTCCAATCTATATTTTGAAAATCAGTTTCAGCTGCCCACCTCCACCATCGGACTGATCATGTCCCTGGGCCAGGCCAGCACCGTGATTGCCATTTTGCTGGGACCCTACCTGAGTGGGCGCTTCGGTCGGGTAAAAACCGTGTTCTATCTCCAGATTCTGTCGGTGCCCTTTATGCTGATCCTGGGGGATACTCGGATCCTTTCCCTGGCGATCTTTGCCTTTTTAATCCGCCAGGCCATTATGAATGCCAGCAATCCCATCACCTCGGCGGTCATGCTGGAGGAGGTGCCGGAGAACTTAAAGGGCATTACCAACAGTCTGAATCATATGGTGTTTCAACTGGGCTGGACGGTGTGCGGCCGTTTAAGCGGAATCATCATCGACAACTACGGTTACGACTTGATCTTCTACCTTGCCGGGGGCCTGTACGCCACCTCGGCGGTGTATTATTACTTAATGTTCCGCCATATTGATAAGCGCAAAGCGGCGCCCGCCGTCGCAAAACCAGAACCGGCCTAA
- the pgsC gene encoding poly-gamma-glutamate biosynthesis protein PgsC, with amino-acid sequence MFGTDLYIAIVVGVIISLIYAEKTGVVPSGLVVPGYLALVFDQVYFVLVVGVISLLTYLVVTQGLERVTVLYGRRKFAAMLTVGILMKMGFDFLSLTPFIVLELRGIGVIVPGLIANTIGKQGVLPTFASTFLLSAVTFGFLTVYQLL; translated from the coding sequence ATGTTCGGAACTGACTTATATATAGCCATCGTTGTCGGAGTCATTATATCATTAATCTATGCGGAAAAAACCGGAGTCGTGCCCTCGGGCCTGGTGGTTCCCGGATATTTAGCCTTAGTGTTTGATCAGGTGTATTTTGTGTTGGTGGTGGGGGTAATCAGCCTACTGACGTATTTAGTGGTCACCCAGGGATTGGAACGGGTGACGGTTTTATATGGCCGGCGGAAGTTTGCCGCCATGCTCACCGTGGGCATCTTAATGAAAATGGGGTTTGATTTTCTCAGTCTCACCCCCTTTATCGTCCTGGAACTTCGGGGAATCGGGGTTATTGTTCCGGGACTGATTGCCAATACCATTGGGAAACAAGGGGTCCTACCCACCTTTGCTTCCACGTTTTTGCTGTCCGCCGTTACCTTTGGGTTTCTTACGGTTTATCAGCTGCTGTAG
- a CDS encoding GlsB/YeaQ/YmgE family stress response membrane protein, translated as MGILAWIIFGALAGWIANGIAGDKRRMGCGMNVVIGIVGASIGGLVFSAIGGTGVTGFNLWSLFVAVVGAVILLSVINALQK; from the coding sequence ATGGGAATACTAGCGTGGATCATTTTTGGCGCTCTGGCCGGGTGGATTGCCAACGGCATTGCCGGGGATAAACGGCGGATGGGCTGTGGCATGAATGTGGTCATCGGCATCGTCGGCGCATCCATCGGAGGCTTGGTGTTTAGCGCTATTGGTGGAACCGGGGTCACCGGTTTTAACCTATGGAGTCTGTTTGTGGCCGTGGTGGGGGCGGTCATTCTCCTCAGTGTGATCAACGCCCTGCAAAAGTGA
- a CDS encoding DUF6485 family protein yields MITNKKGSPMKPANDFCTCEDFSCKLHPVNHTRGCDPCIEKNLKAGEIPSCFFRSLNPDLSEVKDFTTEDFVAFYLKQQNKT; encoded by the coding sequence ATGATTACGAATAAGAAAGGATCCCCTATGAAACCCGCCAACGACTTTTGTACCTGCGAAGATTTCAGCTGCAAACTGCATCCGGTAAATCACACCAGGGGCTGCGACCCCTGCATCGAGAAAAACCTTAAGGCCGGAGAAATTCCCAGCTGCTTTTTCCGATCCCTAAACCCGGATCTTTCCGAGGTGAAGGATTTTACAACCGAGGATTTCGTGGCCTTCTACTTGAAACAACAGAATAAGACCTAA